In the Lolium rigidum isolate FL_2022 unplaced genomic scaffold, APGP_CSIRO_Lrig_0.1 contig_30069_1, whole genome shotgun sequence genome, GCCAACTGATTTTGTCTCTTGCATCCTTATGCTGGGATGTAAGATTCTAACATGATCTGTGCAGGACGCGGTGATGTGACCTCGACAAGAAGAAATGTGAACTTCCATGTCCTGTCAGAGTCGTCTTTAAACATCTCAGCAAACACCTTTCCAGCTCCATGCGGCCCTCGGATAAAAAAGGCTACCTGAAATGATGCACGTGAATTTCAACTGATCAGCCAAGTTCAAAGAGCTGCAACACAACTATGTAAAGTGCATAAATTCGTATCAAATGCCATCCTAGTTCCCCTTTCCCAATTAGCAAAGCATCATCTGAAAGCATATAAACTTGCCAAGGCCCATTACATATGAAAACTCTCTTTACTTTTAAGCATTATTACTGTTGATCATGACTTTGGACTCCTTTTAGTAAAATCCTGTTAGCTCTCATCTTAGTTCCTCTCCTTATGTTGCCATTTGCAAGCAGGTCATTCGCTCATTACCATAATGCTGCTAACGCACCATCAGAGAGGAAGTGTCACACTAACTATTGCAGCTCCTCACAGCAAACTTGTACGTTTTCATTGACTTAGCTGCCGTAATCTTGATGCACAAGGAAGCACATAATTGAAGGGCGCACAGCAGTAGAGAGTAGAGACAGGAATTTATGCTACCTCCACATGTTCAACACCGTCCTCATCTGTCCAAACCCTGTTTTGAATGCGCTGCCGAGCTGCACGGTTTCTGGATTCCGTACCATAACCAGTTACTGGGTAACCAATTTTGGCCGTAACCTAAAAAATCATGCGAATATACAAAGTACAATAAGAGAGGAACAACAGCATGCCAGGGGAAAATAGAAATAACATTAACGCCCACAAACCTGACTATCACTCTGAACTCTTGCTAGAGCTTTCCCAAAAATCTTGTACCTGTGCAAGAATAGCAACGTTAAGCAATCTCCCATTCAGATTGCACAGGGCTACATCCATTTTCCAGAAAGATGAATGCCGTAAACCACATAGGGAAATTAGCCATAAGGCAACAAGAACAACCATGCCATGTACAAAGATCGAGATGTTTAAGCATACAAAAACTTCTTATGTGATACACAAGATAATAAGTATATCAGGCAGGACGATTATCAATAAGTATGCAAAGATTAACAACGTGCTAAAAAAGAGTTAACAATCAAGTTATTGCTTTGTCATCTTCAAGGAGAACCCAAGTGCTGGTTAAAGTATGCCAAGAGATGCAAACGACGTAGCTTTGGTTATCAAAGAGCGCATAGTTTGCTGCAAGTCTGAAGCATCTAGTATATCAACCAAGTGACGAGGGGTGGCACAAAAGTACAAAACCAAGAGAAGAAATAGTTACATGTTGGTAATAAACAATCAGAGGCAACCAGATTAACACATAACATTAGCTGCCATAAAATTGTAGAATTCAGAGATGTAGTGTTACATATTTTAATATGAGAAAGGCTGCTACATAATTCAGTTAAGAGTATATTTGCTAGACATAAGGTGATGTGCGATGTGCCATTGAAGACGATAACAGGGACAAGGTAAACTGATGTACCAGCAAGACCATGGTGGAGGGTTGGGGAAGTGAGATAGGAAAAGGAGAAAAAAGATTAGTTATTtagttgtgggtcccaccttgGAGTGTTGTACGATAGATGATAAAAACTGAAGACAAAGCAAATTTAGCGTCTGCCTGATGTGGCACTTCATACTTCATAGGGCTTGGAGATATTCCCAACACTTCAGATGCTCTTGGTAGATAGCTTGTAGTACTTCTCTAAATATAGTAACTACTGTATGTCTTCTCTAAAGTTGTGGCAAGCCATAAAAAGTGTGGCCAAGAAATTGCCCCAAGATTTGGCAAAAGTATGGGCCTATGACAGGTGGGGCAGGCTACTAAGAAGGCGTGTCATGCCACAACTGTGGCAGTGAAATAAACAGCTGCCACACTTGCGGCGAAGTTTGGCAAATGTGTGCTATGAACTAAACATGCTCATATGTATTGCCATGTTTCTCACAAATCATGCCATTTGGCATCCTTAAGCTCAATTGAAAGAATGCAAAATACATACTCTTTCGGTTCAAAAATAAGCTCTTTGAAAACAGCATATCCCGCCATCGCAGCAACTCCAAGCCCAGCGAGTATTACAACACTGTAAGAGGCCCCCTCAGCAAATGTCACTGGCTTCTCAGGTATATTATAGGTAGGGGCATCAAAGGGATCTTCAGTTGTTGTCAAGTCTGTTTTCTCCTGAGGATAAAGAGGGCAGTGTTCTATAAGAAGTAGGAAAATGATCCAGCATGACATGCACCGTAAGAAAAATATATTCATGACATAGGGAACAAAAAACaactaataaaatataaaaatatagtttACAGATAATTTACAGTTTAGATGGAGATATGCACGAAAATGGGCctcaaaagaagaaaatgaaggtgTTAGGTGATTAATATTGTTGATGGAGAGCGAATACACAATACTCAGCGCTTGTACACCAAAATGTTGTCGGATAACAAGAAGAGGGGACACACAAGACTCGAGACTTTCTGATAAACCATAGTCTATAAGTAACCGAATTAGTTTGTCCTATGAGATCAATAATTCATGCCTCAAGAAATCTGGTGTAGGTAAAATGAAAGATAATAAACCAAAAAAGACGATAAAGCACCTAGCAATTACCTACACTGATAAGACAAATGACAAATGAAGAGATTCTACTCAGTACATGCATTCCAGTGGCAATAGATTAATCCCTAACAATCTATTCTGAAAAACGTAAGGTCAAAACTGTAACTCATGTACATTAATCAATAGCAATGCAGGAGCTTCCTGATGCACTGATCCCAACAGAATCAAACTTATGAAACGaaaagaaacatagtaaagcttaTGCATGTATGCGAGAATGATCATTAGTCACTACTGCAAATGGTCACAACGTGGCATAGACGCATGGTTAATAATATGGCATACTCCACAGTACACAGAAATCATAGTACCATATTAAAAAAACGGACAACATTGTCAATGCTCAAAATAATAACAAGAGTCACTACAACCAAGAAAACATAGAAGAAACCCGTATTGCATAATTAGAATAATTAAATCAGCAAACAGAAATAGAACTAGCAAACCTGCTTTGGTTTGTTTTCTGAAGCTTGTGTGGAGTAAGATGCACATGGCCTTATTGAAGAAGGAAGAACTTTGCCGTACTCTTTACGCACTGCCAGAGAACCTGAACGGTTTGAACTGATCATATACCACCTTGAATTTTGTAAAGATGATGCTGGAATGTTTAGCCAAAAAGAACCCCATCAGCATTAAATAAGGTCATAGGATGCACAATATTGAAAAGATCCGTCAGTCCAGATTTACCAACAGAGTACacgaattttttttgtttctttaacACCTTTATAATCAGAACAGGAGCAATTAACATGGACGACCCAACTTAATTGAAGGACACAAGTAGAATAATCATAGTATGTTGGTATCCAACTATCAGTAGTTCACTGGAGAAGGCAAACAGATTTGATGAATGGATGATTATTTTATACTTAGTATTGCAACCACCAAATATTTCCAATGAAGATTCACTAAACAGGTATACAGAAGCTATTTCTAATGATTCTTCTGGTGAAATTAAAAGATTACACACAAATGAGGAATAAATTATGCATAGACACATGGTAATAGCCAAAATATTCCATTATATCCTAGATCA is a window encoding:
- the LOC124680868 gene encoding probable mitochondrial import inner membrane translocase subunit TIM21, whose product is MAAAAARAGSRRLFSTSALVTRKLLTPPAKADALPNLFVPGLGKQTAIGGLREAFLKSGQNAHASSLQNSRWYMISSNRSGSLAVRKEYGKVLPSSIRPCASYSTQASENKPKQEKTDLTTTEDPFDAPTYNIPEKPVTFAEGASYSVVILAGLGVAAMAGYAVFKELIFEPKEYKIFGKALARVQSDSQVTAKIGYPVTGYGTESRNRAARQRIQNRVWTDEDGVEHVEVAFFIRGPHGAGKVFAEMFKDDSDRTWKFTFLLVEVTSPRPAQIMLESYIPA